Proteins from a single region of Aureibacter tunicatorum:
- a CDS encoding HdeD family acid-resistance protein has product MDKFSPFSNWWSIVVKGVVALLFGLFAMLETKMAFQTLIYYFGFLAIFSGLIVFVAGLKSRQDNRQTNYWLVEGILDIVIGVMVVLFPAQSAEVVLLFIGAWALFMGIMQFVYAFKIQHYKLIWAFNGAISLLFSYLIFKDPFAGAVALTMIIGIYAFLLGIFLIVIGLKLRNFNQRFDQ; this is encoded by the coding sequence ATGGATAAGTTTTCACCCTTTTCTAATTGGTGGTCGATAGTTGTCAAAGGTGTAGTGGCGCTTTTGTTTGGTTTGTTTGCCATGCTTGAAACCAAAATGGCTTTTCAGACATTGATTTATTATTTCGGATTTCTGGCGATATTTTCAGGGTTAATTGTTTTTGTGGCAGGTCTTAAATCGCGACAGGATAATAGACAAACTAATTATTGGCTTGTGGAGGGGATTTTGGATATTGTTATCGGCGTGATGGTGGTGTTGTTTCCAGCGCAAAGCGCTGAAGTGGTGCTATTGTTTATTGGTGCTTGGGCTTTGTTTATGGGAATCATGCAGTTTGTTTACGCATTTAAGATCCAGCATTATAAATTGATATGGGCTTTTAATGGCGCGATTTCTTTGTTGTTTTCTTATTTGATTTTTAAAGATCCATTTGCTGGAGCGGTTGCTTTGACGATGATTATCGGCATTTATGCCTTTTTGCTGGGTATTTTCTTAATAGTCATAGGCCTTAAGCTAAGGAATTTTAATCAAAGATTCGATCAATAA
- a CDS encoding ABC transporter substrate-binding protein codes for MMRSVILWCAVGLMFFAFSACKQGKSPEKAVEQTKEVVENKYAKNFEIFESNGLKYLYILNPQNNDDTIKYVLTYDDKEGASFEDHHVITLPLQSIVPLSSTNIGALKLLNEEKKISAVSEIEYVYDSSLQARFAQGDLKEVGQSQSLNFEKVIQLNPDLVIAIGYSGVSLSKFDKLSDFGIPVLLSTNWQESTPLARAEWIKVYGLLLDKFDESIGIFNGIESRYQEIKSHDAIKGEPEEVLVNIPFKGTWYMPNGGSYMAHFMRDAHMQTPWMHTKGTGSLALNFEEVYPFGLKTQKWINVSYENSIEGIVGLDNRFKDFASIKNGQVYNNNNKVNQAGANDYWESGPYYPDVILQDLMKIAFPKAMESHEFYYYKKLQK; via the coding sequence ATGATGAGATCGGTAATTTTATGGTGCGCGGTGGGGCTAATGTTTTTTGCTTTTTCTGCATGTAAGCAAGGTAAATCACCAGAAAAAGCAGTAGAGCAAACGAAAGAGGTGGTTGAGAATAAGTATGCGAAAAATTTTGAGATTTTTGAATCCAATGGTTTGAAGTATCTTTATATACTGAATCCTCAAAATAATGATGATACCATAAAATATGTTTTGACATATGATGATAAAGAAGGAGCAAGCTTTGAAGATCATCATGTTATTACACTTCCTTTGCAAAGTATTGTTCCTTTGTCTTCTACTAATATTGGAGCACTTAAGCTCCTGAATGAGGAAAAGAAAATCTCTGCTGTTAGTGAAATCGAATATGTGTATGATAGTTCCTTACAGGCCCGGTTTGCTCAAGGAGATTTGAAGGAAGTAGGACAGTCCCAGTCGTTGAATTTTGAAAAAGTAATTCAATTGAATCCAGACTTAGTGATTGCCATAGGGTATTCGGGGGTGTCGCTTTCTAAATTTGATAAATTGTCGGATTTTGGGATACCAGTTTTGTTGAGCACAAATTGGCAGGAGAGCACGCCTTTAGCCAGAGCTGAATGGATCAAGGTGTATGGACTTCTTTTGGATAAGTTTGATGAGTCGATCGGAATATTTAATGGAATTGAAAGTAGATATCAAGAGATAAAAAGCCATGATGCTATTAAAGGTGAGCCGGAAGAAGTTTTGGTGAACATACCTTTTAAAGGAACATGGTATATGCCCAATGGAGGATCTTATATGGCTCATTTCATGAGAGATGCTCATATGCAAACTCCTTGGATGCACACTAAAGGGACCGGTAGCTTGGCGCTTAATTTTGAAGAAGTGTACCCTTTTGGTTTGAAGACTCAAAAGTGGATTAATGTGAGTTATGAAAACTCTATAGAGGGGATAGTCGGTTTGGATAATCGATTTAAAGATTTCGCATCAATAAAAAATGGCCAAGTGTACAATAACAATAATAAAGTAAACCAAGCGGGCGCGAATGATTATTGGGAATCAGGGCCTTACTATCCGGATGTGATTTTGCAGGATTTAATGAAAATTGCTTTTCCAAAGGCAATGGAAAGTCATGAGTTTTATTACTATAAAAAATTGCAAAAATAA
- a CDS encoding iron ABC transporter permease, with the protein MDDKQSAVDKQHLFRILMLAFAALVLFFANMSFGSIDITFEEIGRVLMGYDIQSDVNAKIIHLIRLPKALSAVLAGMALSVAGLQMQTLFRNPLAGPTVLGLSSGASLGVAFVMLASGAGAAVMNIKELGVNAGGLIVLASTLGAASVMLVILLVSIRIRDNVVLLIIGMMVGNLTYAIVSVWQYFSHPELIKDYLLWSFGSLGGVSLDQIPVFSFSVCIGLIGTLLLSKSLNILMLGEQYASSLGVNVKRVRVLIIIFSSLLAGAVTGYCGPISFIGIACPHIARSIIHTNDHRWLSIASALCGTIILLACDMLSSLPGNSVSLPINAITAMIGSPIVIAVIVKSRNLQRAF; encoded by the coding sequence ATGGATGATAAGCAGTCAGCAGTTGATAAACAGCATTTATTTAGAATATTAATGCTGGCTTTTGCTGCTTTAGTGTTGTTTTTTGCAAATATGAGCTTTGGATCAATTGACATTACATTTGAGGAAATTGGTCGTGTGTTGATGGGATATGATATTCAGAGTGACGTGAATGCCAAAATAATTCATCTGATTAGACTTCCAAAGGCTCTTTCCGCTGTTTTAGCGGGGATGGCATTATCTGTTGCTGGGTTGCAAATGCAGACTTTGTTTAGAAATCCCCTTGCAGGGCCGACTGTCTTAGGCTTGAGTTCGGGAGCGAGTTTGGGAGTTGCATTTGTCATGCTAGCTTCAGGTGCTGGAGCAGCTGTTATGAATATTAAGGAGCTAGGAGTGAATGCGGGAGGTTTGATTGTATTGGCTTCGACATTGGGGGCTGCTTCGGTAATGCTCGTCATTTTATTGGTTTCGATAAGGATTCGAGACAATGTTGTGCTCTTGATTATTGGAATGATGGTTGGAAACCTGACCTATGCCATTGTGAGTGTTTGGCAATACTTTAGCCACCCGGAACTCATCAAGGATTATTTGCTGTGGTCGTTTGGGAGTTTGGGAGGTGTGAGCTTGGATCAGATACCTGTCTTCTCATTTTCAGTATGTATCGGATTGATTGGCACTTTGTTGCTGTCTAAGTCTTTGAATATTTTGATGCTTGGTGAGCAATATGCCAGTAGCTTGGGAGTGAATGTCAAAAGAGTAAGAGTATTGATTATCATTTTCAGCAGTTTGCTTGCCGGAGCGGTGACAGGCTATTGCGGACCGATTAGCTTTATAGGCATAGCTTGCCCGCATATTGCCAGAAGTATAATACATACAAATGACCATAGATGGTTGTCAATAGCCTCTGCTTTATGCGGTACGATTATATTACTGGCTTGCGACATGCTGTCAAGCTTGCCGGGCAATTCTGTTTCATTACCGATTAATGCGATCACAGCGATGATAGGCTCTCCAATAGTGATAGCAGTGATTGTTAAGAGCAGGAACCTTCAGAGGGCATTTTGA
- a CDS encoding ABC transporter ATP-binding protein → MLRTLDLGVGYIIKGKKENVLGGLDLNLGRSELCTLIGPNGIGKSTLMRTISGVQKPLTGHVEIDGQDVLALSAVEKSKILSVVFADRPNALNMTVRELANIGRAPYTNWMGMLSARDKFAVENALECTKLSELANRKLYTLSDGQKQRAMIARALAQDTPVMLLDEPTAHLDLPNRIELFELLGKIASDNEKSILVSSHELDLAIQFSDRIWMADHSRAVCEGIPEDLIWRKDIEGLFDNESIVFNYQAGRFEFNRKEKDFSVCVKGDEQTRKWVEHALIRIGVAIVDQPTENGLEIDCQESLIDLKCKNRTFSFDNIEKVLVQIKLLMNNK, encoded by the coding sequence ATGCTACGCACACTTGATTTAGGAGTTGGATACATCATCAAAGGAAAAAAGGAGAATGTTTTGGGGGGGCTTGATCTGAACCTTGGCAGAAGCGAGCTTTGCACTTTGATTGGTCCTAATGGCATTGGCAAGAGTACCTTGATGAGAACGATATCAGGAGTTCAAAAGCCCTTGACTGGTCATGTTGAAATTGATGGACAAGATGTATTGGCTTTGTCAGCTGTGGAAAAGTCAAAAATATTGAGTGTGGTATTTGCCGATAGACCTAACGCTCTTAATATGACCGTGAGGGAGTTGGCCAATATTGGCAGAGCGCCTTATACAAATTGGATGGGGATGTTGTCCGCTAGAGACAAATTCGCTGTGGAGAATGCGCTAGAATGCACGAAGTTGAGTGAACTTGCCAACAGGAAACTGTATACTTTGAGCGATGGACAAAAGCAACGAGCAATGATCGCTCGCGCATTAGCTCAAGACACTCCGGTTATGCTGCTGGATGAGCCAACGGCCCACCTTGATTTACCTAACAGAATTGAATTGTTTGAGTTGTTGGGGAAAATAGCGTCGGACAATGAAAAGTCTATTTTAGTCTCTTCCCATGAACTGGATTTGGCAATACAATTTTCAGATAGAATTTGGATGGCTGATCATTCAAGAGCGGTTTGTGAAGGAATTCCTGAGGATTTGATCTGGAGGAAAGATATTGAAGGTCTTTTTGACAATGAAAGTATTGTTTTCAATTATCAAGCAGGAAGATTCGAGTTTAATAGAAAAGAGAAGGATTTTAGCGTTTGCGTAAAAGGGGATGAACAAACTCGAAAATGGGTGGAGCATGCATTGATTAGAATAGGAGTTGCAATTGTTGATCAGCCAACAGAAAATGGATTAGAGATTGATTGCCAAGAATCTTTAATTGATTTAAAATGTAAAAATAGAACCTTTTCGTTTGATAATATTGAGAAAGTGTTGGTGCAAATAAAATTATTAATGAATAATAAGTAA
- a CDS encoding c-type heme family protein has protein sequence MKRLRVVLLALSSLILFYACSYSCDDCVGNDQDRRCKTEAEELTSLAGEIMSSSLDNSLEKTGLIGSLEKCDLNKYSFLSDLENQFNCEIQRLSDRSRNLKSSLKTQSDYKVWEEFKEAYKSKPEIDTLLVNKKGELVYYKTISIDNKSCLNCHGNEKNMTRQFKERLSDLYPQDKAKNYLMNDLRGVWKVTFKNQQNK, from the coding sequence ATGAAGAGATTGAGAGTAGTATTGCTTGCACTGTCTTCTTTAATATTATTTTACGCTTGTAGTTATAGTTGTGATGACTGCGTTGGGAATGATCAGGATCGCCGTTGCAAAACTGAAGCAGAGGAGTTGACATCATTGGCAGGAGAAATAATGAGCAGTTCGTTGGATAATTCTCTTGAAAAAACTGGATTAATCGGATCTTTGGAAAAATGTGATTTGAATAAATACTCTTTTCTATCGGATTTGGAAAACCAGTTTAATTGTGAAATTCAGAGATTGTCAGATAGAAGTCGGAACTTAAAAAGCTCGTTAAAAACGCAAAGCGATTATAAAGTATGGGAAGAATTTAAGGAAGCTTATAAAAGCAAGCCGGAGATAGATACATTGTTGGTGAATAAGAAAGGCGAATTGGTCTATTATAAGACAATAAGTATTGATAATAAATCTTGTTTGAATTGTCACGGAAATGAAAAGAATATGACAAGACAATTTAAAGAAAGGTTGTCGGACCTTTATCCTCAAGATAAGGCGAAGAATTATTTGATGAATGACTTAAGAGGAGTATGGAAAGTAACCTTTAAGAATCAACAAAATAAATAA
- the lhgO gene encoding L-2-hydroxyglutarate oxidase, whose translation MIYDIIIVGGGIVGLATAYNLQKEKPSLKILVLEKESELASHQTANNSGVIHSGLYYKPGSLKARNCIDGYHKLIDFCQKEEIPYELCGKIVVATTEEQIPLMENLYARGLENGLEGLKKIGPEQIKEYEPHVAGLKGIFVPQTGIVDYLVVAKKYAEKIQQNGGIVKLGEKVVGVSNQGQKAFVQTNRGEYHAKVLVDCAGLYSDKIAKMTQPDLDVKIVPFRGEYYKLKKEKEYLVKNLIYPVPDPNFPFLGVHFTRMMRGGVEAGPNAVLAFGRESYRKSQINMKEMMETLAWPGFQKVASKYWKVGAGEMYRSFSKAAFTKALQGLIPEIQESDLVEGGAGIRAQACDKSGGLVDDFLIYENEIAVNVCNAPSPAATSSLSIGETVAQKVLRRF comes from the coding sequence GTGATTTACGATATAATAATAGTAGGTGGTGGTATCGTTGGTTTGGCTACTGCTTACAACTTGCAAAAAGAGAAGCCTTCATTGAAGATTCTTGTCTTGGAAAAAGAAAGCGAACTGGCTTCTCACCAGACAGCTAACAATAGCGGTGTGATTCATTCCGGACTTTATTACAAGCCAGGCAGCTTGAAAGCCAGAAATTGCATCGATGGCTATCATAAGTTGATTGACTTTTGTCAAAAGGAGGAGATCCCTTACGAATTGTGCGGCAAAATAGTGGTTGCTACTACCGAGGAGCAGATTCCTTTGATGGAGAATTTGTATGCGAGAGGTTTGGAAAATGGCTTGGAAGGATTGAAGAAAATAGGTCCTGAGCAGATTAAAGAATATGAGCCGCACGTTGCTGGATTGAAAGGGATATTTGTTCCTCAAACAGGGATTGTTGATTACTTGGTTGTAGCGAAAAAATATGCTGAGAAGATACAGCAAAATGGCGGCATAGTGAAGTTGGGTGAGAAAGTCGTAGGAGTTAGCAATCAAGGCCAAAAAGCGTTTGTCCAAACAAACAGAGGTGAATATCATGCAAAAGTGCTGGTGGATTGCGCAGGACTTTATTCTGACAAGATTGCGAAGATGACGCAACCAGATCTAGATGTCAAGATTGTGCCCTTCAGAGGAGAGTATTACAAACTCAAAAAAGAAAAGGAGTACTTGGTGAAGAATTTAATATATCCGGTGCCGGATCCGAATTTTCCATTTTTGGGAGTCCATTTCACAAGAATGATGAGAGGCGGTGTGGAAGCTGGCCCGAATGCTGTATTGGCTTTCGGCCGTGAAAGCTATCGAAAAAGCCAAATCAACATGAAAGAGATGATGGAAACATTGGCTTGGCCTGGGTTTCAAAAAGTAGCTTCAAAATACTGGAAAGTAGGAGCTGGAGAAATGTATAGATCTTTTTCGAAAGCAGCGTTTACTAAAGCATTGCAAGGCTTAATTCCAGAAATTCAAGAGAGCGACTTGGTTGAAGGTGGTGCAGGTATAAGAGCCCAAGCCTGTGATAAGTCAGGAGGGCTTGTTGATGATTTCTTGATTTATGAAAATGAGATCGCTGTGAATGTGTGCAATGCTCCATCCCCTGCAGCGACTTCTTCGCTTTCTATCGGAGAGACGGTAGCTCAAAAAGTTTTGAGGAGATTTTAG
- a CDS encoding WD40/YVTN/BNR-like repeat-containing protein produces MKKAFAFNFLYAWLLMMSFSCQNHKKGESTLKWDIQYLEGSPHLRGLYVVDNNVAWVSGTNGVYALTTDGGGNWKQGVVPMAEGLDFRDVHAFDSLRAVLMSVGSPGYIYLTEDGGENWKEVHKDSRPEVFFDGLDFWNDKEGMLYGDPIDGKMLILKTADGGGSWQEIPDDSKPFTLKGEAGFAASGTGIVLKGDSLAWIGMGSNLARVFKSVDQGNTWEAVNTPMKQSNSVDGIYGMHFLDEVNGFCVGGNYKDSTSRADCIIVTKDGGNTWTHVSKPTSGFKSAMVMSNVRNEAFAVSRYGTDFSLDNGNTWNKMDTVSLYAVGSDSSGNLVLATGPYGKIAILK; encoded by the coding sequence ATGAAAAAAGCATTTGCATTTAATTTTCTTTATGCTTGGCTTTTGATGATGTCCTTTTCATGTCAAAATCATAAAAAAGGCGAGTCAACTCTAAAATGGGATATTCAATATCTTGAAGGATCTCCTCACTTAAGAGGGCTTTATGTAGTTGATAACAATGTGGCATGGGTAAGTGGGACGAATGGAGTGTATGCATTGACGACTGATGGTGGAGGAAATTGGAAGCAGGGAGTGGTGCCAATGGCTGAAGGTTTGGATTTTCGCGATGTTCATGCTTTTGACTCTCTAAGAGCTGTTCTGATGTCTGTTGGTTCTCCTGGTTACATTTATTTAACTGAGGATGGTGGTGAAAATTGGAAAGAAGTGCACAAAGACTCAAGGCCCGAAGTTTTCTTTGATGGACTTGATTTTTGGAATGATAAAGAAGGAATGCTTTATGGAGATCCTATTGATGGCAAGATGTTGATTTTAAAAACAGCAGATGGAGGTGGTTCTTGGCAAGAGATTCCCGATGATTCAAAACCATTTACATTGAAAGGCGAAGCGGGTTTTGCCGCAAGTGGGACAGGCATCGTTTTGAAAGGTGATAGTTTGGCTTGGATAGGCATGGGGTCTAATTTGGCAAGAGTATTTAAGTCAGTTGATCAAGGTAATACTTGGGAAGCTGTAAATACGCCTATGAAGCAATCTAATTCTGTTGATGGAATTTACGGGATGCATTTTCTTGATGAAGTCAATGGCTTTTGTGTAGGAGGAAATTATAAGGACAGTACAAGTAGGGCTGATTGTATTATAGTTACTAAAGATGGCGGGAATACATGGACGCATGTATCCAAACCGACAAGCGGTTTCAAGTCTGCAATGGTAATGAGCAATGTTCGTAATGAGGCGTTTGCGGTGAGCAGGTACGGAACTGATTTTTCGTTAGATAATGGAAATACTTGGAATAAAATGGATACAGTTTCTCTTTATGCTGTGGGTTCTGATTCTTCAGGAAACTTGGTCTTGGCAACGGGTCCTTATGGTAAAATTGCTATATTAAAATGA
- a CDS encoding two-component regulator propeller domain-containing protein, whose amino-acid sequence MLMTLHVFLFFIIPINLVFSTPSRFVQDNELVGINPHSDINQLTLEHFTHEKGLPSSGGLLIFQSRSGYTWISTYNGLVRFDGVEFDIFDKSKLPVISTNAFTDMDEDDQGNFLIGSYGGLLVWNNEKLKLYTEDDGLPNTVVDFIEKDERGFFWIGTIKGLCIYENGNIHQKYVPENLKTKRVSSAYFNGEVKWFATHEAGLFKVVNDKVEEHYLTSKGLSSNTIFNVVCDKLSNVWVATSNGLDKINEDGLVESYTKQNGYSTLGKVTALCVDRHNVLWIGTSEGVMKMYDGNFSDFRKLPNVSRYEPTSIYEDSEGNVWVSTYRDGFFILRDNIFEVFDQRHGLGGKVVYAVAEAKNKESYIVATSNGLFKGGGNEFKPYLRSQLPSKAIRDILIDYDGNEWYCTTQGLLKVTPEGVAKVFGLQTGFASDYIRNICQTQSGDIWIGTRNGLHIIKKNGVQIIQEESGLINNYVLSIMEDSKGKIWVGTKGGISLFEGDRIENFTYKNGLAGDVSFKIYEDKDGVIWAGANGGLARYKDGVFRRINSSNGLYEDSAFQILEDDQGYFWVTCNTGIYKVLKAELNAFCESKIVSVKCVGYNKYDGLKTGATANSRSLIDHNGGMWFCTQSGLFKLNENRGNPNQPPRILLKSLKIDENLSYLNQGELVLDPQVRRLEFSFAGINYKSPKKLSYAFKLENFDDDWNYTLKREAVYTNIPAGDYVFKVKAIDHEGNESLVPLEVILTKQPHFYETVYFYALVFLGMLMLSGLFYYWRLMVHKKYAIELEGVVEARTHELMIKGEELSAQAESMKLLSDEIKRQNDNIRSSIKYAKRIQTAMLPDLDLIRRDFPDFFVFFKPRDDVSGDFFWYSKVGGKAVIAAVDCTGHGVPGAFMSMIGETLLNQIVNLEKTTSPKLILEKLNLYIFQTLNQKKSYNRDGMDLSVVTVDLDCNEIRYSGARMPIIMFEQDESGVYHLKHVKANRNTVGGYQNLFENSSYDEHVFEVTQETVVYMFSDGYQDQFGGEKNKKFMLKRIKDMLIDIQNISMDDQYYEVENNLKQWMRKEQQVDDVLFMGFKVKARNLEEVKKPSQKGFEYNMSKN is encoded by the coding sequence ATGCTTATGACTCTGCATGTCTTTTTATTTTTTATCATTCCGATTAACTTAGTGTTTTCTACACCAAGTCGTTTTGTTCAAGATAATGAGCTAGTGGGGATAAATCCTCATAGCGATATTAATCAATTAACTTTAGAGCATTTTACTCATGAAAAAGGGTTGCCATCTAGTGGCGGCTTATTGATTTTTCAAAGCAGGTCAGGTTATACTTGGATTTCCACTTACAATGGTTTGGTCAGGTTTGATGGCGTTGAGTTTGATATTTTTGACAAATCCAAACTGCCGGTAATAAGTACGAATGCTTTTACTGATATGGATGAGGATGATCAAGGAAATTTCTTGATAGGTTCGTATGGAGGTTTGTTGGTTTGGAATAATGAGAAGCTTAAACTCTACACTGAAGATGATGGACTTCCCAATACAGTAGTGGATTTCATAGAAAAGGACGAGAGAGGCTTTTTTTGGATTGGAACGATTAAAGGTTTATGTATTTATGAAAATGGAAATATTCATCAAAAATATGTGCCAGAGAATTTAAAAACCAAAAGAGTGAGTTCTGCCTATTTTAATGGAGAGGTTAAGTGGTTTGCGACTCATGAAGCAGGTCTTTTCAAGGTTGTGAATGATAAGGTGGAAGAACATTATTTGACCTCGAAAGGTTTGTCATCTAATACAATATTTAATGTTGTGTGTGATAAATTGTCAAATGTTTGGGTCGCAACCAGCAATGGATTAGATAAGATCAATGAAGACGGCTTGGTTGAATCTTATACTAAACAAAATGGATATTCAACATTAGGTAAAGTAACAGCTCTATGTGTGGATCGACATAATGTATTGTGGATTGGTACTAGTGAAGGAGTTATGAAAATGTATGATGGCAATTTTTCTGATTTTCGTAAATTACCAAATGTTAGTCGTTATGAGCCAACTTCAATTTATGAGGATTCTGAAGGGAATGTTTGGGTTTCCACTTACAGAGATGGCTTTTTTATTTTAAGAGATAATATTTTTGAGGTTTTTGATCAAAGACATGGACTGGGGGGGAAAGTAGTTTATGCTGTCGCGGAAGCAAAAAATAAAGAAAGCTATATTGTAGCTACTAGTAATGGGCTTTTTAAAGGTGGAGGAAATGAGTTTAAGCCTTATTTGAGAAGTCAATTGCCTTCAAAAGCAATTAGGGATATTTTAATCGATTACGATGGGAATGAGTGGTATTGCACAACTCAAGGTCTATTGAAGGTTACTCCTGAAGGTGTTGCAAAAGTATTTGGACTACAAACAGGTTTTGCTAGTGATTATATAAGGAATATCTGTCAAACTCAATCTGGGGATATTTGGATTGGGACAAGAAATGGATTGCATATAATTAAGAAAAATGGTGTCCAGATTATACAAGAGGAAAGCGGGCTAATAAATAACTATGTTCTTTCAATTATGGAAGATTCAAAAGGGAAAATTTGGGTCGGAACAAAAGGAGGAATCTCTTTATTTGAAGGTGACAGAATAGAAAACTTTACTTACAAAAATGGTTTGGCTGGGGATGTTTCCTTTAAAATTTATGAGGATAAAGATGGTGTGATTTGGGCTGGAGCTAATGGTGGTTTGGCACGGTACAAAGATGGTGTTTTTCGAAGAATAAACTCGTCGAATGGATTGTATGAAGATAGTGCTTTTCAGATATTGGAAGATGATCAGGGCTACTTTTGGGTAACTTGCAATACAGGAATTTATAAAGTATTGAAAGCTGAACTTAATGCATTTTGTGAATCTAAAATAGTATCTGTTAAGTGTGTAGGCTACAATAAATATGATGGTCTTAAAACTGGTGCAACAGCTAATTCAAGAAGTTTGATTGATCATAATGGAGGAATGTGGTTTTGCACTCAATCAGGTTTATTCAAATTGAATGAAAATAGAGGTAATCCTAATCAGCCGCCAAGGATATTATTAAAGTCACTGAAAATTGATGAGAATCTAAGTTATTTAAATCAAGGTGAATTGGTTTTGGATCCGCAAGTTAGAAGGCTGGAGTTCAGCTTCGCTGGAATTAACTATAAATCACCCAAGAAGCTTAGCTATGCATTTAAATTAGAGAACTTTGATGACGATTGGAATTATACGTTAAAACGAGAGGCTGTCTATACGAATATACCTGCGGGAGATTATGTGTTTAAAGTTAAAGCTATAGACCATGAAGGCAATGAAAGTTTAGTTCCCCTTGAAGTCATTTTGACGAAACAGCCTCATTTTTACGAGACCGTTTATTTTTATGCCTTAGTTTTTTTAGGAATGTTGATGCTTTCAGGCTTGTTTTATTATTGGAGACTGATGGTTCATAAAAAATATGCGATTGAGTTGGAGGGAGTCGTAGAGGCTCGAACGCATGAATTGATGATCAAAGGGGAAGAGTTGAGCGCTCAAGCTGAGAGTATGAAGCTTTTGAGTGATGAGATCAAAAGACAAAATGACAATATCAGAAGTAGTATCAAATATGCAAAGAGAATTCAGACGGCGATGCTTCCTGATTTGGATTTGATTCGTAGAGATTTTCCAGACTTTTTTGTTTTCTTCAAGCCTAGGGATGATGTGTCCGGTGATTTCTTTTGGTATTCAAAAGTTGGAGGCAAAGCGGTTATCGCTGCTGTCGACTGTACAGGCCATGGTGTGCCAGGAGCATTCATGAGTATGATAGGCGAGACTTTGCTGAATCAAATTGTAAACCTAGAGAAAACAACCTCGCCAAAGTTGATTTTGGAAAAATTGAATTTGTATATTTTTCAGACGCTAAACCAGAAAAAATCGTATAATAGAGATGGTATGGACTTGTCTGTTGTAACGGTGGATTTAGATTGCAATGAAATCAGATATTCAGGTGCAAGAATGCCTATCATTATGTTTGAGCAAGATGAATCTGGGGTTTATCACTTAAAGCATGTTAAAGCAAATAGAAATACGGTAGGAGGGTATCAAAATCTATTTGAAAATTCAAGCTATGACGAACATGTTTTTGAAGTTACTCAAGAGACTGTCGTTTATATGTTTTCTGATGGATACCAAGACCAGTTTGGAGGAGAAAAGAATAAGAAATTTATGCTTAAGCGTATTAAAGATATGTTGATTGATATTCAGAATATTTCGATGGATGATCAATATTATGAAGTTGAAAATAACCTTAAGCAATGGATGAGGAAAGAGCAACAGGTGGATGATGTGCTGTTTATGGGATTTAAAGTTAAAGCTAGGAACTTGGAAGAAGTAAAAAAGCCCTCGCAAAAGGGCTTTGAATATAACATGAGCAAAAATTAA
- a CDS encoding porin family protein, which yields MKKILLTALTLLIGCSIAFSQTKISLKASPTINTGRVTKNNSADYGITSTGAPFKFVIGPVVDVFFDENYAFNTGILFSTNGYKLQGTHLETNQTFTENYDFQYIQIPLTIKLFSNEIANNTKIYTQLGGNFDIKINDNIDSNSILLDKASWVDIDLLIGLGMEYTFDFGNAIFAGISYQRGLINNRAGGEDFTVKNDVVSFDIGFTF from the coding sequence ATGAAAAAGATCTTACTAACTGCATTAACATTGCTTATTGGCTGTTCAATTGCATTCAGCCAAACAAAAATAAGCCTAAAAGCTTCCCCGACAATAAATACAGGCCGAGTAACCAAAAACAATTCCGCCGATTACGGAATAACTTCAACAGGAGCCCCTTTCAAATTTGTCATAGGCCCTGTAGTCGATGTTTTCTTTGATGAAAATTACGCATTCAACACAGGTATCCTCTTTTCTACAAATGGATACAAACTTCAAGGAACTCACTTGGAGACAAACCAAACTTTTACAGAAAACTACGACTTCCAATACATTCAAATTCCACTTACAATCAAGCTATTTTCAAATGAAATTGCTAACAACACTAAAATTTACACACAACTAGGTGGAAATTTTGACATTAAAATCAATGACAATATAGACAGCAATAGCATCTTATTAGACAAAGCCAGCTGGGTTGACATTGACTTGCTTATAGGCTTAGGCATGGAATATACTTTTGACTTTGGTAACGCTATTTTTGCTGGCATCAGCTATCAACGTGGATTAATAAACAATAGAGCTGGTGGTGAAGATTTTACTGTAAAAAACGACGTCGTTAGCTTTGATATCGGTTTCACATTTTAA